A DNA window from Mya arenaria isolate MELC-2E11 chromosome 17, ASM2691426v1 contains the following coding sequences:
- the LOC128224214 gene encoding interferon-induced protein 44-like, translating to MDGKLSQSNKEQLEYFVGLGPRRFTLLYSITRDGCSSDTFHQRCDYQGPTVTVLYNQQGSVYGGYTSASWSSNGTNTRDEKAFLFQLQYSGSNRPKKFPITNTAYSIYCEPSYGPMFGGYTAYDMNSFSGTINKSGTYYQLNGSCTYGANYAMSGVSSWNEIHNGNLQVTELEVYSVCVQPSTRSASTGTDDKEFVAWGKHPEFGDELRQELLQEIASMQPYSELKLQEYRVLLIGPVGAGKSSFVNTVCSAFKGRIVQRASCGEEQHSFTKSYQAYNVKTKKNASLHFRLCDTRGLEPDLGINIKEFDYLVNGHVPEKYEFNAEASISLEDKMFVVKPSLAEKVHCVVFVIDASTLNKLDPDVMKKMKEFVKITARGNTKQALLLTKIDIADSCVKESPKHAFKSRRIQDVVVTASKMFGFPRYSILPVKNYEEEAEMREVVDILALLALRKILHFAEDYMDGILNDRGIGAESLLYSESDDLALESEAASESA from the exons ATGGACGGAAAACTCTCTCAAAGTAACAAGGAGCAACTGGAGTATTTTGTAGGTCTCGGTCCCCGTCGTTTTACCCTGCTTTACAGCATCACACGAGATGGTTGCTCATCAGATACGTTTCACCAAAGGTGTGACTACCAGGGTCCAACTGTCACCGTGTTATATAACCAACAAGGCTCCGTATACGGTGGTTACACATCGGCTAGTTGGTCAAGCAATGGCACAAACACAAGAGACGAAAAGGCATTTCTGTTTCAGCTCCAATATTCTGGTAGCAATAGGCCTAAAAAGTTTCCAATAACAAATACTGCATACAGTATATATTGTGAACCATCGTATGGTCCAATGTTTGGTGGATATACAGCGTATGACATGAACAGCTTTTCTGGAACCATCAACAAATCAGGGACGTATTACCAACTCAACGGAAGCTGTACCTATGGAGCGAATTACGCAATGTCAGGAGTATCATCATGGAACGAGATACACAACGGGAATTTGCAAGTTACTGAATTAGAAGTATACAGCGTCTGTG TTCAGCCATCTACTAGAAGTGCATCGACAGGAACTGACGACAAGGAGTTCGTAGCGTGGGGAAAGCATCCAGAGTTTGGCGATGAG CTGCGACAAGAACTTTTACAAGAAATCGCTTCAATGCAGCCATACTCGGAACTAAAACTGCAGGAATACAGAGTCTTGCTAATCGGTCCTGTCGGAGCTGGAAAGTCTAGCTTTGTAAACACTGTGTGCTCCGCATTTAAAGGCAGAATTGTTCAGAGAGCAAGCTGCGGAGAGGAACAACATAGCTTTACTAAATCT TACCAAGCATATAATGTGAAGACGAAGAAGAATGCATCTCTCCATTTCCGCCTGTGTGACACTCGCGGTCTGGAGCCAGATCTCGGGATCAACATTAAAGAGTTTGACTACCTTGTGAACGGTCACGTGCCCGAGAAATACGAG TTTAACGCGGAGGCTTCGATTTCATTGGAAGATAAAATGTTCGTAGTGAAACCATCGTTAGCAGAGAAGGTCCATTGTGTCGTTTTTGTCATCGATGCTTCAACTTTGAATAAACTCGACCCAGatgtgatgaaaaaaatgaaggagTTCGTCAAAATTACCGCAAGAGGAA aCACAAAGCAGGCCTTACTTCTTACCAAGATCGATATTGCCGACAGCTGTGTGAAGGAAAGTCCTAAACACGCTTTTAAAAGTAGAAGGATACAAGATGTCGTTGTGACGGCTTCCAAAATGTTTGGCTTTCCGAGGTACAGCATTCTGCCTGTTAAGAATTATGAGGAGGAAGCGGAGATGCGAGAAGTTGTGGATATTTTGGCCCTTCTTGCTTTGCGCAAAATATTGCACTTCGCTGAGGATTATATGGATGGCATTTTGAACGACAGGGGCATAGGCGCGGAAAGTTTGCTCTATTCTGAGAGTGACGATTTGGCTCTTGAGTCTGAAGCTGCCTCGGAATCCGCTTAA
- the LOC128224216 gene encoding interferon-induced protein 44-like: MDGKLSQSDKEQLEDFVGLGPRRFTLLYSITRDGCSSATFHQRCDYQGPTVTVLYNQQGSVYGGYTSASWSSIGTTTRDDKAFLFQLQFSGSSRPNKFSITNTAYSIYCHASNGPVFGGNAGYDLNCFSGTINKSGAYYQLNGGNSFGTNYSMSGVSSWNGIHNGNLQVTELEVYSVCVQPSTTSASTGTDDKECEAWGRHPEFGDELRQELLQEIASMQPYSELKLQEYRVLLIGPVGAGKSSFVNTVCSAFRGRIVQRATCGDQQHSFTKSYQAYNVKTQKNAPLHFRLCDTRGLEPDLGINMKEFDYLVNGHVPEKYEFNAESSISLEDKMFVVKPSLAEKVHCVVFVLDASTLDKLDPGVIIKMKEFVKITARGNTKQALLLTKIDIADNYVKESPQHALSSFAIQDVVVKASNMFGFPRYSILPVKNYEEEAEMREDVDILALLALRKILHFAEDYMDGILNDRGFGAESFLYSESDDLALETEAASESA; the protein is encoded by the exons ATGGATGGAAAACTCTCTCAAAGTGACAAGGAGCAACTGGAGGATTTCGTAGGTCTCGGTCCCCGTCGTTTTACCCTGCTTTACAGCATCACACGAGATGGTTGCTCATCAGCTACGTTCCACCAAAGGTGTGACTACCAGGGACCAACTGTCACCGTGTTATATAACCAACAAGGCTCCGTATACGGTGGTTACACCTCGGCTAGTTGGTCAAGTATTGGAACAACCACAAGAGACGACAAGGCGTTTCTGTTTCAGCTTCAATTTTCTGGTAGCAGTAGGCCAAATAagttttcaataacaaatactGCATACAGTATATACTGCCATGCATCGAATGGTCCAGTGTTTGGTGGAAATGCAGGGTATGACCTTAATTGCTTTTCTGGAACCATAAATAAATCAGGGGCGTATTACCAACTGAACGGAGGCAATTCCTTTGGAACAAATTACTCCATGTCAGGAGTATCATCATGGAACGGGATACACAATGGGAATTTGCAAGTTACTGAATTAGAAGTATACAGCGTCTGTG ttCAGCCATCTACTACAAGCGCATCAACAGGAACTGACGACAAGGAGTGCGAAGCGTGGGGAAGGCATCCAGAGTTTGGCGATGAG CTGCGACAAGAACTTTTACAAGAAATCGCTTCAATGCAGCCATACTCGGAACTAAAACTCCAGGAATACAGAGTCTTGCTCATCGGCCCTGTCGGCGCTGGAAAGTCCAGCTTTGTAAACACTGTGTGCTCCGCGTTTAGAGGCAGAATTGTCCAGAGAGCGACCTGCGGAGACCAGCAACATAGCTTTACTAAATCT TATCAAGCATATAATGTGAAGACGCAGAAGAATGCACCTCTCCATTTCCGCCTGTGTGACACTCGCGGTCTGGAGCCAGATCTGGGGATCAACATGAAAGAGTTTGACTACCTTGTGAACGGTCACGTGCCCGAGAAATACGAG TTTAACGCGGAGTCTTCAATTTCATTGGAGGATAAAATGTTCGTAGTGAAACCATCGTTAGCAGAGAAGGTACATTGCGTCGTTTTTGTTCTCGATGCTTCAACTTTGGATAAACTCGACCCAGGTGTGATTATAAAAATGAAGGAGTTCGTCAAAATTACCGCAAGAGGAA ACACAAAGCAAGCGTTACTTCTAACCAAGATCGATATTGCCGACAACTACGTGAAGGAAAGTCCTCAACACGCTTTAAGTAGTTTTGCGATACAAGATGTCGTGGTGAAGGCTTCGAACATGTTTGGCTTTCCGAGGTACAGTATTCTGCCTGTTAAGAATTATGAGGAGGAGGCGGAGATGCGAGAAGATGTGGATATCTTGGCCCTTCTTGCTTTGCGCAAAATATTGCACTTCGCTGAGGACTATATGGATGGCATTTTGAACGACAGGGGTTTTGGCGCGGAAAGTTTTCTCTATTCTGAGAGTGACGATTTGGCTCTTGAGACTGAAGCTGCCTCGGAATCCGCCTAA